A window from Micromonospora profundi encodes these proteins:
- a CDS encoding ABC transporter permease, producing the protein MSKVTGSVLAPTPTDEQQFDNGLLNGVASRRRQERVLSWSLRVIVFVVFSLLWWSLSATGFVNVNFVSTPWDVTVRIGEMLVDPEVWYEIGHTFQAALLALAIGTALGVSCGLLFHRVRVLATALNPFITLFNALPRPALAPLFILWFGLGITAKVIVGVSIVFFILLLNTMAGMAMVDPDIRLLTDSLGPSRWQRFIHVELPTALPSIVAGLRLGAVYSVLGVVVSEIVAAYHGLGVLMVRSANSFDITGSMAVLVLMAVCAMVLDFAVRLVQRRVGSADTRLL; encoded by the coding sequence ATGAGCAAGGTGACCGGCAGTGTTCTCGCCCCCACACCCACCGACGAGCAACAGTTCGACAACGGGCTCCTAAACGGGGTCGCCAGCCGACGGCGCCAGGAACGGGTGCTGTCCTGGAGCCTCCGGGTGATCGTCTTCGTCGTGTTCTCGCTGCTGTGGTGGAGCCTTTCGGCGACCGGGTTCGTTAACGTCAACTTCGTCAGCACCCCGTGGGACGTGACCGTACGCATCGGCGAGATGCTCGTCGACCCCGAGGTCTGGTACGAGATCGGGCACACCTTCCAGGCCGCCCTGCTCGCCCTCGCCATCGGCACCGCGCTGGGCGTCTCCTGCGGCCTGCTGTTCCACCGGGTGCGGGTCCTGGCCACGGCACTGAACCCGTTCATCACGCTGTTCAACGCGCTGCCCCGACCCGCGCTCGCGCCGCTGTTCATCCTCTGGTTCGGGCTCGGCATCACCGCCAAGGTCATCGTCGGCGTCAGCATCGTCTTCTTCATCCTGCTGCTGAACACCATGGCCGGGATGGCCATGGTGGACCCCGACATCCGGCTGCTCACCGACTCGCTCGGCCCCAGCCGCTGGCAGCGGTTCATCCATGTCGAACTGCCCACCGCGTTGCCGAGCATCGTGGCCGGCCTGCGCCTGGGCGCCGTCTACAGCGTCCTCGGCGTCGTCGTCTCCGAGATCGTCGCCGCGTACCACGGCCTCGGGGTGCTCATGGTGCGCTCCGCGAACTCGTTCGACATCACCGGTTCGATGGCCGTGCTCGTCCTGATGGCCGTGTGCGCCATGGTCCTCGACTTCGCGGTGCGGCTCGTCCAGCGCCGGGTCGGCTCGGCCGACACCCGCCTGCTGTAA